The window AAACTTGGAAATCACTCTCTTCATTATACTCTGTCTTTTCTTTTAAAGAGTTCTTTAATGAATATCCAATTCCTTCTTCTCCATCAATCACCACATGAATATCTATATATTTTTTATGTCCTTCAAAAAAGCATTCGTTTAATACCTTAGTTTTACACTCTTGTAAGTTAAAAAATACATTGTCTCCATCAATTTCATTTTTACCTATTGCCCCAGTTTTGTAGCTTCCGTTTTCAATAGCCTCTATCGCCATATCTAAGCCCTTAGAGATTCCTTTATAAAACTTCAATTCATTAATTTGTCCAAAGATCATTTCTAATCCCCCTTATTTTTTATTATCATCTTTAATGATATTCTAAACCCCTTCATAAAGTCAAGCTATAATTTAATTTAGATTGATTTTTTTTGATAATTCTTTTATAATATAGTGTGAAGAAATATATTTAGAGGAGGATATTGTGTTACAAAAATTTAAAAGAAACTTTTCAATTATAGCACATATAGATCACGGTAAATCAACTGTAGCTGATAGACTACTTCAAGCTACTGGTACTGTTACTGAAAGAGAAATGAAAGAACAACTTCTTGATTCAATGGAATTAGAAAGAGAAAAGGGAATTACTATAAAAGCTCAAGCTGTTACTTTAAAGTATACTGCTAATGATGGAAATGAGTATGAATTAAATCTTATTGATACTCCTGGA of the Cetobacterium sp. NK01 genome contains:
- a CDS encoding YhcH/YjgK/YiaL family protein, giving the protein MIFGQINELKFYKGISKGLDMAIEAIENGSYKTGAIGKNEIDGDNVFFNLQECKTKVLNECFFEGHKKYIDIHVVIDGEEGIGYSLKNSLKEKTEYNEESDFQVLEGEEEYRLNMNKDNFLIVFPDEPHMPLISKDDKPKELKKAVFKIKY